A DNA window from Clostridia bacterium contains the following coding sequences:
- a CDS encoding magnesium transporter CorA family protein: MFTVSFQDNNRIRELPTELVATLADFKGHWVHMINPDDKEVEFVEYKTGVPADVLKAALDEDEKPRIEKEDDYLMVLVDIPVMEDDEETGNITYTTLPMSIILAGKAIITVCLKDSAVTRDFLLGRVKDVTIDKPTRFTFRLLFSVATKYLAYLRQIDKSSQKIQDELHEKMRNEEMLELLDIQNSLVYFSNSLRSNINIIDKLIKSNSYLPKYEEDQDLIEDVSIESLQALDTCNTFRDILAATMEAYSSVINNNMNNVMKVLTFVTVVISVPTLIFSMFGMNLDGIPGNAGWVSHHPWVFGVVSGASILMSLLAGIFVWRRKM, translated from the coding sequence ATGTTCACAGTATCCTTCCAAGATAACAATCGTATCCGCGAGCTACCGACCGAGTTGGTGGCCACTTTGGCCGACTTCAAAGGTCATTGGGTGCACATGATCAACCCCGACGACAAAGAGGTCGAGTTCGTCGAGTACAAGACGGGCGTTCCCGCCGACGTACTCAAAGCCGCCTTGGACGAGGACGAGAAGCCCCGTATCGAAAAAGAGGACGACTATCTCATGGTGTTGGTCGACATCCCCGTCATGGAAGACGACGAGGAGACGGGCAATATCACCTACACCACTTTGCCTATGTCCATCATCTTGGCGGGCAAGGCCATCATCACCGTCTGTTTGAAGGACAGCGCGGTCACCCGCGACTTCCTCTTGGGGCGCGTCAAGGACGTCACCATCGACAAGCCCACGCGTTTCACTTTCCGTTTGCTGTTCTCGGTCGCCACCAAATACCTCGCGTATTTGCGCCAGATCGACAAGTCCAGCCAAAAGATACAGGACGAGTTGCACGAGAAGATGCGCAACGAGGAGATGCTGGAGTTGTTGGATATCCAGAATTCGTTGGTCTATTTCTCCAACTCACTTCGCTCCAATATCAACATTATCGACAAACTTATCAAGAGCAATTCCTACCTTCCCAAGTACGAGGAAGATCAGGACCTCATCGAGGACGTCAGCATCGAGTCCTTGCAGGCCTTGGACACCTGTAACACCTTCCGCGACATTTTGGCGGCCACGATGGAGGCGTACAGTTCGGTCATCAACAACAATATGAACAACGTCATGAAGGTCCTTACCTTCGTCACGGTGGTCATCTCCGTCCCCACCCTCATTTTCAGTATGTTCGGCATGAACTTGGACGGCATTCCCGGCAACGCGGGCTGGGTAAGCCACCATCCGTGGGTGTTCGGCGTGGTTTCGGGCGCCAGC